In Aegilops tauschii subsp. strangulata cultivar AL8/78 chromosome 3, Aet v6.0, whole genome shotgun sequence, one genomic interval encodes:
- the LOC109785155 gene encoding probable E3 ubiquitin-protein ligase RHC1A, whose amino-acid sequence MSNRATHWCYACRRPIRLRGQEIICPNCNDGFIQEISEIGGALNNYGMFGPRFDDRLDGRFGMMDAMSALMRRRMAEMSSNPVFDPNAAWASTTQGRPSPIGPRLIFGSNMPAQGSEDSGVNVLVRGGRRIGADRPNFSGFLVGGPSLEALFEQLLLQTGNRQGPAPAPQSAIDSMPVVRITRRHLSDDPVCPVCTDRFEVGSEAREMPCKHLYHASCIIPWLVQHNSCPVCRHPLPPQRGSDNNAARPQPSAHASEAVNRGVTGAGADPGPVTRNGGDDRGSPFSFLWPFGSSSPGPSSYQYGGGGGEPAPAVYNDDPGQITYSEWHYDP is encoded by the coding sequence ATGTCAAACAGAGCCACACATTGGTGTTATGCCTGCCGTCGGCCAATTCGTCTTCGTGGCCAAGAGATAATCTGCCCGAATTGCAATGATGGCTTCATACAAGAGATCAGTGAGATAGGAGGCGCTTTGAACAACTACGGTATGTTTGGGCCACGCTTCGATGATCGCCTAGATGGACGATTTGGAATGATGGATGCTATGTCTGCCCTCATGCGTCGACGGATGGCAGAAATGAGCAGCAATCCTGTGTTTGATCCTAATGCAGCTTGGGCAAGTACCACACAAGGAAGGCCGTCCCCGATTGGCCCTAGGCTGATATTCGGCAGCAACATGCCTGCTCAGGGGAGCGAGGACAGCGGAGTAAACGTGCTTGTCAGGGGAGGCCGCAGAATCGGCGCTGACCGTCCAAACTTCAGCGGCTTCCTTGTCGGTGGCCCCAGCCTCGAAGCTCTGTTCGAGCAGCTGCTACTGCAGACCGGCAACCGTCAAGGGCCGGCGCCGGCTCCACAGTCTGCAATCGACTCCATGCCGGTGGTGAGGATAACCCGCAGGCATCTGAGCGATGATCCAGTCTGCCCAGTCTGTACGGACAGATTTGAAGTTGGCTCGGAGGCGAGGGAGATGCCGTGCAAGCACCTGTACCATGCCAGCTGCATCATCCCCTGGTTGGTTCAGCACAACTCCTGCCCAGTTTGCCGCCACCCGCTGCCGCCGCAGCGAGGATCAGACAACAATGCAGCCCGCCCACAACCTTCGGCCCACGCCAGCGAAGCCGTGAACCGTGGGGTCACCGGTGCCGGAGCCGACCCTGGGCCTGTCACGAGGAACGGCGGCGACGACAGAGGGAGCCCTTTCTCGTTCCTCTGGCCGTTTGGGTCGTCGAGCCCCGGTCCCAGTTCTTACCAGTACGGAGGAGGCGGGGGTGAGCCTGCGCCTGCGGTTTACAACGACGACCCTGGCCAGATAACCTACTCTGAGTGGCACTATGATCCGTGA
- the LOC109785156 gene encoding 4-diphosphocytidyl-2-C-methyl-D-erythritol kinase, chloroplastic isoform X1 — protein MVCSAHLLSQSLYQSHRSCPAPSKHLRFQARPAAAASAGVSSSSGTRSQRSPSVRVAASAEQGRKKIELTYDAQAKFNQLADQIDKDVGITRLNLFSPCKINVFLRITGKRPDGFHDLASLFHVVSLGDTIKFSLSPSKSKDRLSTNVAGVPVDDSNLIIRALDLYRKKTGTDKHFWIHLDKKVPTGAGLGGGSSNAATALWAANQFSGGIASEKDLQEWSGEIGSDIPFFFSRGAAYCTGRGEIVQDIPNLLPENLPMVLIKPPEACATAEVYKRLRLDQTSKADPLALLKEITQNGISQDVCVNDLEPPAFEVLRSLKKLKKRFIASNRGDYSAVFMSGSGSTIVGIGSPDPPAFVYDDDDYKDVFVSEARFLTREENEWYREPMSSNATFSKEDSLSEAAPVVD, from the exons ATGGTTTGCTCCGCTCATCTTCTCTCGCAGAGCCTGTACCAGTCCCACCGCTCCTGCCCGGCCCCGTCCAAGCACCTCCGGTTCCAGGCCCGACCCGCGGCGGCGGCTTCCGCCGGCGTCAGCTCCAGCTCCGGCACCAGGAGCCAACGGTCTCCAAGCGTAAGAGTCGCCGCGTCGGCCGAGCAAGGGAGGAAGAAAATCGAG CTTACGTATGACGCACAAGCCAAGTTTAACCAGCTAGCCGACCAGATTGATAAGGATGTAGGGATTACACGGCTCAACCTGTTTTCACCTTGCAAA ATTAATGTCTTCTTGAGGATAACCGGGAAGAGACCAGATGGGTTCCATGACCTGGCTTCTCTGTTTCAC GTGGTTAGTTTGGGTGATACTATCAAATTCTCACTGTCGCCAAGTAAGAGCAAAGATCGGCTATCAACCAATGTTGCAGGTGTCCCAGTTGATGATAGTAACCTG ATCATCAGGGCACTTGACCTTTACCGCAAGAAAACTGGCACTGATAAGCACTTTTGG ATACATCTTGATAAGAAGGTCCCAACTGGTGCTGGTCTTGGTGGAGGAAGCAGTAATGCTGCAACTGCACTATGGGCTGCTAACCAGTTtagtggtggcattgcttcagaAAAAGATCTTCAAGAATGGTCTGGTgagattggatcagatatccccTTCTTCTTTTCACGAGGAGCAGCATATTGTACCGGCAGAGGAGAG ATTGTCCAAGATATTCCAAACCTGTTGCCAGAGAATCTGCCAATGGTTCTAATAAAGCCACCTGAAGCATGCGCAACTGCTGAAGTTTACAAG CGACTCCGGTTAGACCAGACTAGTAAAGCTGATCCTCTGGCTTTGCTCAAGGAGATTACGCAAAACGGAATATCACAAGATGTCTGTGTAAATGATCTAG AGCCTCCAGCTTTTGAGGTGTTGCGTTCACTAAAGAAGTTGAAGAAACGATTTATTGCATCCAACCGGGGAGATTACAGCGCTGTTTTTATGTCAGGAAG TGGAAGCACTATAGTTGGAATTGGTTCCCCAGATCCACCTGCGTTTGTGTATGACGATGATGACTACAAGGATGTTTTTGTGTCAG AGGCTCGCTTCCTCACTCGCGAGGAGAATGAGTGGTACAGGGAACCAATGTCATCGAATGCCACGTTTAGCAAAGAAGATTCACTGTCAGAGGCAGCACCAGTCGTGGACTGA
- the LOC109785156 gene encoding 4-diphosphocytidyl-2-C-methyl-D-erythritol kinase, chloroplastic isoform X2, with translation MVCSAHLLSQSLYQSHRSCPAPSKHLRFQARPAAAASAGVSSSSGTRSQRSPSVRVAASAEQGRKKIEINVFLRITGKRPDGFHDLASLFHVVSLGDTIKFSLSPSKSKDRLSTNVAGVPVDDSNLIIRALDLYRKKTGTDKHFWIHLDKKVPTGAGLGGGSSNAATALWAANQFSGGIASEKDLQEWSGEIGSDIPFFFSRGAAYCTGRGEIVQDIPNLLPENLPMVLIKPPEACATAEVYKRLRLDQTSKADPLALLKEITQNGISQDVCVNDLEPPAFEVLRSLKKLKKRFIASNRGDYSAVFMSGSGSTIVGIGSPDPPAFVYDDDDYKDVFVSEARFLTREENEWYREPMSSNATFSKEDSLSEAAPVVD, from the exons ATGGTTTGCTCCGCTCATCTTCTCTCGCAGAGCCTGTACCAGTCCCACCGCTCCTGCCCGGCCCCGTCCAAGCACCTCCGGTTCCAGGCCCGACCCGCGGCGGCGGCTTCCGCCGGCGTCAGCTCCAGCTCCGGCACCAGGAGCCAACGGTCTCCAAGCGTAAGAGTCGCCGCGTCGGCCGAGCAAGGGAGGAAGAAAATCGAG ATTAATGTCTTCTTGAGGATAACCGGGAAGAGACCAGATGGGTTCCATGACCTGGCTTCTCTGTTTCAC GTGGTTAGTTTGGGTGATACTATCAAATTCTCACTGTCGCCAAGTAAGAGCAAAGATCGGCTATCAACCAATGTTGCAGGTGTCCCAGTTGATGATAGTAACCTG ATCATCAGGGCACTTGACCTTTACCGCAAGAAAACTGGCACTGATAAGCACTTTTGG ATACATCTTGATAAGAAGGTCCCAACTGGTGCTGGTCTTGGTGGAGGAAGCAGTAATGCTGCAACTGCACTATGGGCTGCTAACCAGTTtagtggtggcattgcttcagaAAAAGATCTTCAAGAATGGTCTGGTgagattggatcagatatccccTTCTTCTTTTCACGAGGAGCAGCATATTGTACCGGCAGAGGAGAG ATTGTCCAAGATATTCCAAACCTGTTGCCAGAGAATCTGCCAATGGTTCTAATAAAGCCACCTGAAGCATGCGCAACTGCTGAAGTTTACAAG CGACTCCGGTTAGACCAGACTAGTAAAGCTGATCCTCTGGCTTTGCTCAAGGAGATTACGCAAAACGGAATATCACAAGATGTCTGTGTAAATGATCTAG AGCCTCCAGCTTTTGAGGTGTTGCGTTCACTAAAGAAGTTGAAGAAACGATTTATTGCATCCAACCGGGGAGATTACAGCGCTGTTTTTATGTCAGGAAG TGGAAGCACTATAGTTGGAATTGGTTCCCCAGATCCACCTGCGTTTGTGTATGACGATGATGACTACAAGGATGTTTTTGTGTCAG AGGCTCGCTTCCTCACTCGCGAGGAGAATGAGTGGTACAGGGAACCAATGTCATCGAATGCCACGTTTAGCAAAGAAGATTCACTGTCAGAGGCAGCACCAGTCGTGGACTGA
- the LOC109785157 gene encoding uncharacterized protein, whose translation MAAEARAEGSGPPAPPPLPVPEKRPAPVDGREEERPGTKRRRASVAALDGVPCAAAKGADGEADGNRDGGSSFSFQHSRGGFVALETTPKFGSFNPPVAAEQEALHPEDSPVVKEEGDTASATGVEVGKDGSSQSVAAVDDQGRRHPGRQTESER comes from the coding sequence ATGGCGGCGGAGGCCCGGGCCGAGGGCTCCGGGCCGCCCGCGCCCCCTCCGCTGCCCGTCCCCGAGAAGCGCCCGGCCCCGGTAGACGGCCGGGAGGAGGAGCGGCCCGGGACGAAGCGGCGCCGCGCGAGCGTCGCGGCGCTCGACGGCGTGCCCTGCGCCGCGGCCAAGGGCGCGGACGGCGAGGCGGACGGGAACCGTGACGGCGGCTCGTCCTTCTCCTTCCAGCACTCGCGCGGCGGTTTCGTGGCGCTGGAGACGACGCCCAAGTTCGGGTCATTCAACCCGCCGGTGGCCGCCGAGCAGGAGGCCCTCCACCCGGAAGATTCACCGGTTGTGAAGGAGGAGGGGGATACGGCCTCGGCCACCGGAGTTGAGGTTGGCAAAGACGGAAGTTCGCAGTCAGTGGCGGCGGTGGACGATCAGGGCCGTCGCCATCCGGGAAGACAAACTGAATCGGAACGATGA